The genome window CTTGGCGTCCGCAATGAATTCAGGTAAAAGCGTAAGGGTTTCTTCTGCAAATCCTTTTCCATAATCGTGAGCCGTAGTGTTGCGATTGTCGCGGTAATTCAGCCAACGTTCCACTTCCTCAACGCTGAGAATTCCATGTTTAGCTGCATGGCGGAATAAATCTTTAAACATCAGGCTGTCTACGGCCTTGGGAGATGCAAAATAGGGCTTCAACGTTTTACGCAATAATTTCCCGCAAACTTCCAGCGTCAATTCAAAGCCTTTTACGGCGGAATTGCGGAATACTTCGTACTCAATGCTATCCGGTTCATATTGACGCAACAACGCCAAAGCGCTCTCCAGCGTTTGGATGCAACGATTCAAATGTTCAGTATTTATAGGCATTACGGTCTCCGATAGTGCCTTCCAAAAAGCCGCCGTNNNNNNNNNNNNNNNNNNNNNNNNNNNNNNNNNNNNNNNNNNNNNNNNNNNNNNNNNNNNNNNNNNNNNNNNNNNNNNNNNNNNNNNNNNNNNNNNNNNNCAATGCTATCCGGTTCATATTGACGCAACAACGCCAAAGCGCTCTCCAGCGTTTGGATGCAACGATTCAAATGTTCAGTATTTATAGGCATTACGGTCTCCGATAGTGCCTTCCAAAAAGCCGCCGTAACTATACTTTGCGACGTATCGGATGCAGGAAAGAAAGAAAAATCGGAACGCTTTCGCGAATATCCTATTCTTATGAGCCACTTGCAAAATTCCATTATTCCTCCCCCAAACCTGGGGGAGGTTAGGAGGGGGTTGTCTTAAGTCTATTAAAATCAACCCCTCTCTAACTCTCCCCAATCTTGGGGGGAGAATTAAAAAGCGGATTTTATGAATTTTGCAAGAGCCTCCTTATTAAAAACCAAAAGAGGGAGGCCGCCAAGCCTCCCTCTTTCTTGAAATCCGCTGGACAGGCGGAATTCGTTTAATGCTTCTCGCCATAAGCGCGGATGTATTCGACGCAAGCGGCGATGTCGGTTACGTTGTTGTTCCAGTTGTATTCGTATTCCAGCGAGATGTTGCCCTGGAAGCCCTGGCGCTTCAATTCGTCCAACATTTGCTCCATGTTGCAGACGCCTTCGCCGAAATGAACGTCATGCGCTTCTTCCACGCCGAATTCGTTCATATCCTTCAGGTGGGAACTGATGATGCGGCCTTCCAGCACGCGCAGCGCCTCCAGGGGTTGCACGCCGGAACGCGCCCAATGGCCCGTATCCGCGCAGACGCCGATGCGATAGTCGAGTCCTTGAATCAGGTTGAGAACGTAATAGGGATCCCAATATTTGTAATTGGGATTGTTGGGTTGAATAGGGTGGTTGTGAATGGCGATTTTAATGTCGTATTCCTTCACCAATTTTTCAATCAGTTCCAACGAACCTTCCTCCGGTTCGGTGGTAATTGTTGGAATGCCCATGACTTTGGCGAAATCGAACACTTTGCGATCAGCGCCTTCGTCGTTTCCTAAAGCGACAACGCCGTAGTTAACCAGGCGGATGCCAGCGCGCTCCAACTTGATTTTCGTTTTGGCCCAGACGCTGGGAGGAGCGTCATGGCTGAAGGGTGTGTTGTCGTCCGGACTGAGGCGTTGGCCGGGGTAGGCTTCGATGACATGGCATCCCGCCTGCACCGCTTTGTCGATCGCTTCGAAGAACGAGAAACGGTTGAAGGAATACGCCTGCGGCCCGATGAGGAAGCCGCCAACATACAATTCCTTGCACAAAGGCTGCGCTTCGGCGGCGGGAGAAAGGTAAACCAACGGCAGCGCCGCGCCCAGCATTAGTAAGACTGCAATTCGACGAATTATTTCGCGCATAAGATTTACTCCTCTTAATATAATGGGTGATTGGCGCTTGGCGGTTATTCCTCCAAACGCGGATTATAGGATGATGCAAAATGGACAAAAAGACAATCTCTTTATAGGCGGCGACAAGGCATACGCCGCAAGTTTATTTAGGAATGGGAAGCGATTAGTAGATTACCGGATGTCGTCGCCCAAGCCCCTGTCGTCGATGCGGTTGGCGCCCAGGCTGCGCACATCGGGATATTGGCGTCCTTTTTCCGTATATAAATCGTAGACGAATTCCGATCCCCATAAATCGCGCCGAGGCAATTCTGGGGAAATATAAGGTCCTCTCCATCCCGGCGTATTGAACGATTCGGTCAAGGCTTTCAATCCTTGTTCTTGGGAGGGGTATTTTCCCGTGTCGTATTTGCGCCGTTCCAAAGCCTTGCGGTATTCGTCAAGAATTTCCCCCAAACGCCGCGTTTCCGGCGGCAGCATCATAGACGAGTCGATGGGGATCCGAGGGAGATAAAGCGCGGGTATCGCCGTGAACGGCGGGTAGGTTTTCAATGGCGGGACGATATAATCCAAATCCACCGCCAAAGGTTCCGGACTCCAGTTGGACCATTCCTTCACTTCCGCCATCAAAGCTTCCCTATTGGCTGATACCGATACGGGAACCGTATTAGAGCCGGGAGAAACTTCCAATTTATCCCCTACGGCGACGCTGTACGGCCCATCGGCCCCCCGTTGAAAATTGAGCGTCTTCTTGCCGTCGAGATAAGTAATATTCACCGCGCCGAGCTTGCCGGCGGTCTCCGCATACAGCGTTCCTTCCTGGATCACGGTTTTCACGGCGTCGATGGTCAGAAGCACGCGCTTCCAATTCGCGAGTGCGGAGCCTTTCGTCCCGATGCGGAACCAGGCTTTTCCTTGAAGCAACCGAAGGGAGACCGTATAACTTTGGATGGATTGCTCCAGTTTCAAATCATCGAAGCGGATGCGGGTTCGCGCTTCCAATCCGATTTCCCCGACTTCGCCAATGGCGAGCGTTACCCGGCTATTGGGGGAGACGATGAGAATGCTGCCCCTGGGGATAATGCCGCCTTCTTTGAGTTGGGCGCGCTTTTTTTCTTCAATGGCGCCGTAATTTTCATAAAAGTAGGCCCATCCCATGATTTTCTTGGCTTGGATAGGCACGTCCACCTGCGAGGGTTGCGATGGAATGACGAAATCCAATTGTTTTTGCAGATCGGGGAGGATTTTTCCCTCCTGAATCATGCGTTGAAGCAGCGACTGCAGGTCCGATCCCGCCGTCCCCCGATCCGCCGTCTTCTCGATGCGGATGACGTCTTCGCGGGCAACCCAAACCATCGAATTGAGAACCCGGATTTTCAAAAAACGCTTTCCCGAATCGGGAGATTCCGTTTCGGCGATCACTTCGCAACGCAGGCTGGCGCCGTCTTTCAGCGTGATGATATCTCCAGCGGCGATTGGCGAAAATCCGGCAGTGGACAAGAAAGCCAATCCGAACCATATCCGGAATAGGAAGCGAAAAGACCGTTTTCTCGTCATTTTCCCATCTCGTTATTCCGCGCGGAGCGTACTCCGGCGATGCGCTTGTTGATTAAGCTGGCGGCGTAACCCGCGCCGAAGCCGTTGTCGATATTGACGACCGTCACCCCCGCGCTGCAGCTGTTCAACATGGTCAATAGGGCGGATAGCCCCCCAAAACTGGCGCCATACCCCACGCTGGTAGGAACGGCGATGACGGGTATATCCACCAATCCCCCAATGACGCTGGCAAGCGCGCCTTCCATCCCCGCCGCTACCACGATGGCGTTGGCGGAACGGATGCGGTCAAGACGGCCAAATAACCGATGAATGCCCGCCACGCCCACATCGGCGATCTGGGCGGTCTTCGATCCGGTAAAGCGCGCCGTCACCGCCGCTTCCTCGGCGACGGGAAGATCGGACGTTCCCGCGCATATCACAAGCACGTCGCCAACCGTCTCCGATTCCGGCGGCTCTCCCAGCGTAAAGGAACGCGAACGATCGTAAAAGACCGCTTTGGGAAATTGCTTCTTTAATGGATCGATGGCCTCCGGCCGGATGCGGGTGGCGAGAACCGGATGCCCGCCTTCGATCAACCGCTCGACGATTTCGATTATGTCGTTCGTCTCTTTGCCTTGGCAGAAGACGACTTCGGGAATGCCCTGCCGCAGAGAACGGTGGTGATCGATGTTCGCAAAGCCGATATCTTCATAAGGGAAATGCTTCAACTGCGTTATAGCGTCCTCGATGGATAATTCGGACGATTGAACGCGTTGCAGCAGGCCGCGGATTTTTTCCGGATTCATCTGTCGCCGTCATCCTTCCCGTTCTTGCCAATCTCTGGAGTCTATGGTATCTCAAAATATAAAAATTATCCATTTTCCCATTTCATATTGCGCGCCTGGGAGTGCGGGCGTCCCGCCCGCATAAATAAGAAAAAAAGCCGGGACGCATCGATCCCGGCTCTTGATTCATTTCCTAAAAAAATTCATTCGTTCGCTCAATATTATTGCGAAATTTGTTGCAGCAAATCTTTCGCCTCCTGGCAGTCGGGCGATTGCTTCAGGATAATCTTCAGCGTCAATTCCGCCTGTTTTTTGTCGTCATTCGCTATATTCGTTTTCGCCTCTAAAAGCATGGCGAGGATTTCGCGCTTCTTTTCCTCGGATTGCTGCTTGATCCGATTCAATTCTTCTTTATTTTTGTCTTCCTGGGGCAGAAGCGCCAGCGTTCGTTCGGACATTTGAATCGCTTTGTCGTAGGAACCTTGTTTGAGATAGTTTCTCGCGGTTTGAAGATTGTCTTTGACTAATGTTTCTTTCTCTTTCTGGCGCTTGAGTTCGCGTTCGGCCAATTCCTTGCGCCGGATTTCCTGTTCGAGCGGATCGTTGAGCACGAGTTGGATTTTATCGCGCAGATAGAAGCAGGCGGCGTGATCGCCGACTCTCGTCAAAGCGTTTTCCGTATTGGTTAATGCGAGAGAGAAATTGTTGTTTTCGTAATTTTTCAGGGCTTCCACAGCCAGGCCGTCGGCGTATTGCATATCGGCGGCGCGGCGCTCCAATTTAGCAATCTCGTCTCGTTGTTCCAGGATCGATGACCGCAATCCGGCGACGGTTTTGTCGTTCTCGTCGCGCAGTGTGGCAATGGCGCGCTCCCGCTCCTGCTTGAGCGCATTGATCGTCGCCTGGGAGGTAACGAGAGAAATGCGGTGGCTTTCCGCCAGGGAGTTAGCCGTCTTCAGCTCTTCGTCCCGCTGGGTAAGCATGGTTTGCAAACGTTTGATATCGGTGTTTTTGCTGTTGATGACGCCTTGCAATTGATTGATGCTTTGGTTTTTCGTCGTCAGGTCCTGATTGGACGATGTCAGTTCTTTAATTTGATTTTGCAAACTGGCGATTTCTTCATTCTTTTTTTGCATGTTCGCCGTCCAACTGGCGTTCGTTTGTTCGTTTTGTTGTTTACGGGCTTCCGCCAGCGTTTGCAATTCGACGATCTTGTTGGAAAGGGCGTCAATGCCCCCAGCCGGGAAACGGGTTTCCAAGGTGAGCGCATTACTCTTCCATTTCGTTAGTTCAAGGTTGGCGTTCGTCAATTGGGTGGATAGATCGTTAACCAATTTGCCTTTAAAGTAGGCGCGGGAGGCGAAATAAACCGTTGAAAAAAGGAGAAAGGCGGCGATGACGCAGGCGGCGATGGACGTT of Candidatus Omnitrophota bacterium contains these proteins:
- a CDS encoding nucleotidyltransferase substrate binding protein → TAAFWKALSETVMPINTEHLNRCIQTLESALALLRQYEPDSIEYEVFRNSAVKGFELTLEVCGKLLRKTLKPYFASPKAVDSLMFKDLFRHAAKHGILSVEEVERWLNYRDNRNTTAHDYGKGFAEETLTLLPEFIADAKRLEEKMSHAGA
- a CDS encoding sugar phosphate isomerase/epimerase family protein, translating into MREIIRRIAVLLMLGAALPLVYLSPAAEAQPLCKELYVGGFLIGPQAYSFNRFSFFEAIDKAVQAGCHVIEAYPGQRLSPDDNTPFSHDAPPSVWAKTKIKLERAGIRLVNYGVVALGNDEGADRKVFDFAKVMGIPTITTEPEEGSLELIEKLVKEYDIKIAIHNHPIQPNNPNYKYWDPYYVLNLIQGLDYRIGVCADTGHWARSGVQPLEALRVLEGRIISSHLKDMNEFGVEEAHDVHFGEGVCNMEQMLDELKRQGFQGNISLEYEYNWNNNVTDIAACVEYIRAYGEKH
- a CDS encoding type II secretion system protein GspG, with the protein product MTRKRSFRFLFRIWFGLAFLSTAGFSPIAAGDIITLKDGASLRCEVIAETESPDSGKRFLKIRVLNSMVWVAREDVIRIEKTADRGTAGSDLQSLLQRMIQEGKILPDLQKQLDFVIPSQPSQVDVPIQAKKIMGWAYFYENYGAIEEKKRAQLKEGGIIPRGSILIVSPNSRVTLAIGEVGEIGLEARTRIRFDDLKLEQSIQSYTVSLRLLQGKAWFRIGTKGSALANWKRVLLTIDAVKTVIQEGTLYAETAGKLGAVNITYLDGKKTLNFQRGADGPYSVAVGDKLEVSPGSNTVPVSVSANREALMAEVKEWSNWSPEPLAVDLDYIVPPLKTYPPFTAIPALYLPRIPIDSSMMLPPETRRLGEILDEYRKALERRKYDTGKYPSQEQGLKALTESFNTPGWRGPYISPELPRRDLWGSEFVYDLYTEKGRQYPDVRSLGANRIDDRGLGDDIR
- the larB gene encoding nickel pincer cofactor biosynthesis protein LarB, with the translated sequence MNPEKIRGLLQRVQSSELSIEDAITQLKHFPYEDIGFANIDHHRSLRQGIPEVVFCQGKETNDIIEIVERLIEGGHPVLATRIRPEAIDPLKKQFPKAVFYDRSRSFTLGEPPESETVGDVLVICAGTSDLPVAEEAAVTARFTGSKTAQIADVGVAGIHRLFGRLDRIRSANAIVVAAGMEGALASVIGGLVDIPVIAVPTSVGYGASFGGLSALLTMLNSCSAGVTVVNIDNGFGAGYAASLINKRIAGVRSARNNEMGK
- a CDS encoding tetratricopeptide repeat protein, encoding MDAIYCPACGAANPLEAAVCESCGEDLAAVKSVIDTANTHYNEALALAHSGKLDEAIGQLEAALALSAQNAHYHNLLGTIYARKGLFSEAIRAWERCVALDPEAEKAYQNIEKARRMEEDVVEEQRKRPFLLTSIAACVIAAFLLFSTVYFASRAYFKGKLVNDLSTQLTNANLELTKWKSNALTLETRFPAGGIDALSNKIVELQTLAEARKQQNEQTNASWTANMQKKNEEIASLQNQIKELTSSNQDLTTKNQSINQLQGVINSKNTDIKRLQTMLTQRDEELKTANSLAESHRISLVTSQATINALKQERERAIATLRDENDKTVAGLRSSILEQRDEIAKLERRAADMQYADGLAVEALKNYENNNFSLALTNTENALTRVGDHAACFYLRDKIQLVLNDPLEQEIRRKELAERELKRQKEKETLVKDNLQTARNYLKQGSYDKAIQMSERTLALLPQEDKNKEELNRIKQQSEEKKREILAMLLEAKTNIANDDKKQAELTLKIILKQSPDCQEAKDLLQQISQ